One part of the Marinobacterium rhizophilum genome encodes these proteins:
- a CDS encoding mitochondrial fission ELM1 family protein: MSHICIISDGKPGHLNQSLGLAGALQALRPQLQVDIRTPLRGTQLMRALLGRRHDVVPQPALLIGAGHGTHLSLLALHRATGAPAVVLMRPSLPLGWFDLCLIPEHDRPPERGNVIRTQGALNRMRPAAKASGFGLILLGGPSKHYHWDDAQILAQLHELLERDPRHWRVVTSRRTPRSLQTALAAIEAIELVLPEQTDADWLPAQLGVAECCWVSADSVSMIYEALSAGCAVGLLELAPVSDSRVARGLASLVQRGQLTALAQWSGRPLSAPAQGFNEADRCARLLQERFKL; this comes from the coding sequence GTGTCCCACATCTGTATTATCAGCGACGGCAAACCCGGCCACCTGAACCAGTCCCTGGGGCTGGCTGGCGCGCTGCAGGCATTGCGGCCGCAGCTGCAGGTCGACATCCGGACACCGCTGCGGGGGACGCAGCTGATGCGGGCGCTGCTGGGGCGGCGGCACGATGTCGTCCCCCAGCCAGCGCTGTTGATCGGCGCCGGCCATGGCACCCACCTGAGCCTGCTGGCCTTGCATCGGGCCACCGGGGCGCCTGCTGTCGTACTGATGCGCCCGAGCCTGCCGTTGGGCTGGTTTGATCTGTGCCTGATCCCCGAGCATGACCGCCCGCCTGAACGCGGCAACGTGATCCGTACCCAGGGTGCGCTCAATCGCATGCGACCGGCCGCCAAGGCTTCCGGTTTTGGCCTGATTCTGCTGGGCGGGCCCTCGAAGCACTATCACTGGGACGACGCGCAGATACTGGCGCAGCTGCATGAACTGCTGGAGCGTGATCCGCGCCACTGGCGCGTGGTGACCTCCCGGCGTACGCCGCGGTCGCTGCAAACTGCGCTGGCGGCCATCGAGGCGATCGAGCTGGTGCTGCCTGAGCAAACGGATGCCGACTGGCTGCCGGCCCAGCTCGGTGTGGCCGAGTGCTGCTGGGTCAGTGCCGACAGCGTTTCGATGATCTACGAGGCCCTCAGTGCCGGTTGTGCTGTGGGCCTGCTGGAGCTGGCTCCGGTCAGCGACAGCCGTGTCGCCCGGGGCCTGGCCAGCCTGGTCCAGCGCGGCCAGCTAACCGCGCTGGCGCAGTGGAGCGGCCGGCCATTGTCGGCGCCGGCCCAGGGGTTCAATGAAGCCGACCGCTGCGCGCGGCTATTACAGGAAAGATTCAAGCTATGA